One window from the genome of Breoghania sp. L-A4 encodes:
- a CDS encoding ABC transporter substrate-binding protein, whose translation MNIPKTPGRSRTRIASSLAAALAVLGCLAGPALAADPADWDSLRSEARGQTVYFHAWGGEPRINDYIAWAAGVLRDRDGVTLKQVKVDDTGNVVSRVLAEKTAGIDTGGAVDLVWINGENFAAMKREGLLLDTGWADKLPNWRFVDVAGKPSVANDFTVPTEGLEAPWGMAQLVFMHDTARLTEPPRSAAALLEWARANPGRFTYPQPPDYIGTTFLKQALYELAPDPSVLMLPATDENFDTVTAPLLAYLDALHSVLWRSGRVFPQNGNALRQLLADGEIDIAMSFNPAAASNAIANKELPDSVRTFVFDGGTIGNTHFVAIPFNANATAGAMVTANFLMSPLAQAHKQDPAIWGDPTVLAVDALAPEDKARFDALDLGIATLSPAELGRTLPEPHASWMTRLEQVWLGRYGAG comes from the coding sequence ATGAACATTCCAAAGACACCCGGGCGCTCAAGAACCCGGATTGCCTCATCACTCGCCGCGGCGCTCGCGGTCCTTGGCTGCCTTGCCGGCCCGGCACTTGCCGCCGATCCCGCCGACTGGGACTCGCTGCGCAGCGAGGCGCGCGGCCAGACGGTGTATTTTCACGCCTGGGGCGGCGAGCCGCGGATCAACGACTACATCGCCTGGGCCGCCGGAGTTCTGCGGGACCGCGACGGGGTGACGCTGAAACAGGTCAAGGTCGATGACACCGGCAATGTGGTCAGCCGGGTGCTGGCGGAAAAGACCGCCGGGATCGACACCGGTGGTGCGGTCGATCTGGTGTGGATCAACGGCGAGAATTTCGCCGCCATGAAGCGCGAGGGCCTGTTGCTGGACACGGGCTGGGCCGACAAGCTGCCGAACTGGCGTTTTGTGGATGTCGCCGGCAAGCCGAGCGTCGCCAATGATTTCACCGTGCCCACCGAGGGGCTGGAAGCCCCCTGGGGCATGGCGCAACTGGTGTTCATGCATGATACCGCGCGGCTGACAGAGCCGCCGCGCTCCGCCGCGGCCCTGCTGGAATGGGCCAGGGCCAATCCCGGCCGCTTCACCTATCCGCAGCCACCCGACTACATCGGCACCACCTTCCTCAAACAGGCGCTCTACGAGCTGGCGCCCGACCCCTCAGTTCTCATGCTGCCTGCGACAGACGAGAATTTCGACACGGTCACGGCCCCGCTGCTCGCCTATCTCGACGCGCTGCACTCCGTCTTGTGGCGTTCGGGCCGGGTGTTTCCGCAAAACGGCAACGCGCTACGCCAGTTGCTCGCCGACGGCGAGATCGACATCGCGATGAGCTTCAACCCGGCCGCGGCCTCCAATGCGATCGCCAACAAGGAACTGCCCGACAGCGTGCGCACGTTCGTTTTCGACGGAGGCACCATCGGCAACACCCATTTTGTAGCGATACCCTTCAACGCCAACGCCACCGCCGGCGCCATGGTCACGGCCAATTTCCTGATGTCGCCGCTGGCCCAGGCGCACAAGCAGGATCCGGCCATCTGGGGCGATCCCACCGTGCTGGCGGTGGATGCTCTTGCCCCTGAGGACAAGGCCCGCTTCGACGCGCTGGACCTGGGCATCGCCACCTTGAGCCCGGCCGAGCTGGGCCGAACGCTGCCCGAGCCACACGCCAGCTGGATGACCCGGCTGGAGCAGGTCTGGCTCGGCCGCTACGGCGCCGGCTAG
- a CDS encoding ATP-binding cassette domain-containing protein — MTLYRAPNDAAGLTLRNVRIARGERQLLHIDAHIAPGEALTVMGESGSGKSTLLAYIGGFLAPAFSASGQVLLDGEDVSLLPANRRHVGLLFQDDLLFPHMSVVQNLMFAIPEGGARGKRRALAVSALADVSLTGCEDRDPATLSGGQRARVALMRVLLSRPRALLLDEPFSKLDMALRDQVRELVFTMARARNLPMLLVTHDIRDAEAAGGARVDLDAPDRARKKAAEDSPAAS; from the coding sequence ATGACCCTGTACCGCGCGCCCAATGATGCCGCCGGCCTGACCCTGCGCAACGTCCGCATCGCGAGGGGAGAGCGGCAGCTCCTGCACATCGATGCGCACATCGCGCCGGGCGAGGCGCTGACGGTCATGGGCGAGAGCGGCTCGGGGAAATCAACCCTGCTCGCCTATATCGGCGGGTTTCTCGCGCCCGCCTTCAGCGCGTCCGGGCAGGTGCTGCTCGACGGCGAGGACGTGTCCCTCCTGCCCGCCAACCGGCGCCACGTCGGCCTGCTGTTTCAGGACGACTTGCTGTTTCCGCATATGTCGGTGGTGCAGAATCTGATGTTCGCCATCCCGGAGGGCGGGGCGCGCGGCAAACGGCGCGCGCTGGCCGTCAGCGCTCTGGCCGATGTGTCCCTGACCGGGTGCGAAGACCGCGATCCCGCGACCCTGTCAGGGGGCCAGCGGGCGCGGGTCGCCTTGATGCGCGTGTTGCTGTCGCGGCCGCGCGCGCTGCTGCTGGACGAACCCTTCTCCAAGCTCGACATGGCGTTGCGCGACCAGGTCCGGGAGCTGGTATTCACCATGGCGCGGGCGCGCAACCTGCCGATGCTGCTCGTCACCCATGACATCCGGGATGCGGAAGCCGCCGGCGGCGCCCGCGTGGATCTCGACGCCCCTGACAGGGCACGAAAAAAGGCGGCCGAAGATTCTCCGGCCGCCTCGTGA
- the putA gene encoding bifunctional proline dehydrogenase/L-glutamate gamma-semialdehyde dehydrogenase PutA, with amino-acid sequence MVRQLLADTRLNESAQARIAETAGRYIEAIRNTRSGLGGVEDFLREYGLSTREGLALMVLAEALLRVPDAATTDKLIEDKLAAAQFSDHQAKSDTWLVSASSWALGITARLLHPGDTPETIMASLVKRMGMPALRTATRQAMKILGHQFVLGQTISSALDRAKGQESKGYSYSYDMLGEGARTAEDAERYFASYADAIKAIGRKAKGKELHQRPGISVKLSALHPRFEAVKGEGLVRELAPRLAELAALAKAKDLNFTVDAEEADRLEISLDVLAATLRDPALADWDGFGLAVQAYQKRSGAVIDWVRDLAASGNRRISLRLVKGAYWDTEIKRAQERGLADFPVFTRKAATDLNYAACAKRLFAAGRHIFPQFATHNAVTVAQVLELSAGSKEFEFQRLHGMGESLYRAVTEKDGHPCRIYAPVGGHRDLLAYLVRRLLENGANSSFVAVVGDPAYPVSKLLEHPDMALDGGDHARHSAVPLPGALYGARRNSEGLEFGYQAERDALLSGMAKNDGPSPQAVPLIGGKPGRGVAHPVRSPVDGTTVAGTVTEAREDEVETAFNIAGQGFRDWSRRPVGDRAQALERAGDLIEEHRDRLMALLALEAGKTLPDGLAEIREAVDFCRYYAAEARGLFGAGTLMPGPTGEENRFRYRGRGTFICISPWNFPLAIFTGQVVAALVAGNAVIAKPAEQTPLIAFEMVKLLHEAGVPVNALQLLPGDGRIGAALVNDPRVAGVAFTGSTQTAWAINRALAAKDGAIVPLIAETGGINAMVVDATALPEQVTDDVVMSAFRSAGQRCSALRLLFVQDEVADKMIEMIAGAARMLTLGDPRDPATDIGPVIDAEAKARLEAHIATMGKTQKVVYAGATPQGTLSGGTWVAPHVIELDRAEALEEEVFGPVLHVVRYQPAKLGAVLETIASTGFGLTLGVHSRIDTTVQQVVDRLPVGNVYVNRNTIGAVVGTQPFGGSGLSGTGPKAGGPGYLPRFALEQVVSINTAAAGGNASLLALSEE; translated from the coding sequence ATGGTTCGCCAGCTGCTGGCCGACACCCGCCTGAATGAAAGCGCCCAGGCGCGCATCGCCGAGACCGCCGGGCGCTACATCGAGGCGATCCGCAACACCCGCAGCGGGCTGGGCGGGGTCGAGGATTTTCTGCGCGAATATGGTCTGTCGACCCGCGAGGGCCTGGCGCTGATGGTGCTGGCCGAGGCGCTTCTCCGGGTTCCGGACGCGGCGACCACGGACAAGCTCATCGAGGACAAGCTCGCGGCGGCGCAATTCTCCGATCATCAGGCCAAGTCCGACACATGGCTGGTCTCCGCCTCCTCCTGGGCGCTGGGCATCACCGCGCGGCTGCTGCATCCCGGCGACACGCCCGAGACCATCATGGCGAGCCTGGTCAAGCGGATGGGCATGCCGGCCCTGCGCACGGCGACGCGCCAGGCCATGAAGATCCTCGGTCACCAGTTCGTGCTCGGCCAGACGATCTCCTCGGCGCTGGATCGCGCCAAGGGGCAGGAAAGCAAGGGCTACAGCTACTCCTACGACATGCTGGGAGAGGGCGCGCGCACGGCCGAGGACGCGGAGCGCTATTTCGCTTCCTACGCGGACGCCATCAAGGCGATCGGCCGCAAGGCCAAGGGCAAGGAACTGCACCAGCGGCCCGGCATCTCGGTCAAGCTTTCCGCGCTGCATCCGCGCTTTGAGGCGGTGAAGGGCGAGGGGCTGGTGCGCGAACTGGCCCCGAGGCTCGCGGAGCTTGCCGCCCTTGCCAAGGCGAAGGATCTGAATTTCACGGTCGATGCGGAAGAGGCCGACCGGCTGGAAATCTCCCTCGACGTTCTCGCCGCGACCCTGCGCGATCCGGCGCTGGCCGATTGGGACGGCTTCGGCCTCGCCGTCCAGGCCTACCAGAAGCGCTCCGGCGCGGTCATCGACTGGGTGCGCGATCTGGCCGCCTCCGGCAACCGGCGCATCAGCCTCAGGCTGGTGAAGGGCGCCTATTGGGATACGGAAATCAAGCGCGCGCAGGAGCGCGGCTTGGCCGATTTCCCCGTGTTCACCCGCAAGGCGGCCACGGATCTGAACTACGCGGCCTGCGCCAAGCGGCTGTTTGCGGCGGGCCGGCACATCTTCCCGCAGTTCGCGACCCACAATGCGGTGACGGTCGCGCAGGTGCTGGAATTGTCGGCCGGGTCGAAGGAGTTCGAGTTCCAGCGCCTGCACGGCATGGGCGAGTCGCTCTACCGCGCGGTTACCGAGAAGGACGGACACCCCTGCCGCATCTATGCGCCGGTGGGCGGCCATCGCGACCTGCTGGCCTATCTGGTGCGCCGCCTGCTCGAGAACGGCGCCAATTCCTCCTTCGTCGCGGTGGTCGGCGATCCCGCCTATCCGGTCTCCAAGCTGTTGGAGCATCCCGACATGGCGCTCGACGGGGGCGACCACGCCCGCCACAGCGCCGTGCCGCTGCCGGGCGCTCTCTATGGCGCGCGGCGTAACTCAGAAGGCCTCGAGTTCGGCTATCAGGCGGAGCGCGATGCGCTGCTTTCCGGCATGGCCAAGAACGATGGTCCGTCGCCGCAAGCCGTGCCGCTGATCGGCGGCAAGCCGGGGCGCGGCGTCGCCCATCCGGTTCGCTCCCCGGTCGACGGTACGACGGTCGCGGGCACCGTCACCGAGGCGCGCGAAGACGAAGTGGAGACGGCATTCAACATCGCCGGGCAAGGGTTTCGCGACTGGTCGCGCCGGCCGGTGGGCGATCGCGCGCAGGCGCTGGAGCGCGCGGGCGACCTGATCGAGGAACACCGCGACCGGCTGATGGCGCTGCTGGCGCTGGAGGCGGGCAAGACGCTGCCCGACGGGCTGGCGGAGATCCGCGAGGCGGTGGACTTCTGCCGCTATTATGCCGCCGAGGCGCGCGGGTTGTTCGGCGCCGGCACCCTGATGCCCGGCCCCACCGGCGAGGAGAACCGTTTCCGCTATCGCGGCCGGGGCACCTTCATCTGCATCTCGCCATGGAATTTCCCCCTCGCGATCTTCACCGGTCAGGTGGTTGCGGCGCTCGTCGCGGGCAACGCGGTGATCGCCAAGCCGGCCGAGCAGACGCCGCTGATCGCGTTTGAGATGGTCAAGCTGCTGCATGAGGCGGGCGTGCCCGTGAACGCGCTGCAACTGTTGCCCGGAGACGGCCGCATTGGCGCGGCGCTGGTCAACGATCCGCGCGTGGCGGGCGTCGCGTTCACCGGCAGCACGCAGACGGCCTGGGCCATCAACCGGGCGCTGGCGGCGAAGGACGGGGCGATTGTGCCCTTGATCGCGGAGACCGGCGGCATCAACGCCATGGTGGTGGACGCGACGGCCCTGCCCGAGCAGGTTACCGACGACGTGGTGATGTCGGCGTTCCGCTCCGCCGGCCAGCGCTGTTCGGCCCTGCGGCTGCTGTTCGTGCAGGACGAGGTGGCCGACAAGATGATCGAGATGATCGCCGGCGCCGCCCGCATGCTGACGCTGGGCGATCCGCGCGATCCGGCCACCGACATCGGCCCGGTCATCGACGCCGAGGCCAAGGCGCGGCTGGAGGCGCACATCGCGACCATGGGCAAGACGCAGAAAGTGGTCTACGCCGGCGCGACGCCTCAGGGCACGCTTTCGGGCGGCACCTGGGTCGCGCCGCATGTGATCGAACTCGACCGCGCGGAGGCGCTGGAGGAGGAGGTCTTCGGGCCCGTGCTGCATGTGGTGCGCTACCAGCCTGCCAAGCTCGGCGCGGTGCTGGAGACGATCGCAAGCACCGGCTTCGGCCTGACGCTGGGTGTGCACAGCCGCATCGACACCACGGTGCAGCAGGTCGTCGACCGGCTTCCGGTGGGCAACGTCTACGTCAACCGCAACACCATCGGCGCGGTGGTCGGCACCCAGCCGTTCGGCGGCTCCGGCCTGTCGGGCACGGGCCCCAAGGCGGGCGGACCGGGCTATCTGCCGCGGTTCGCGCTGGAACAGGTGGTGTCGATCAACACGGCCGCCGCCGGCGGCAACGCCAGCCTGCTGGCGCTTTCGGAGGAATAG
- a CDS encoding ABC transporter permease subunit encodes MLIIHDPLGLAMMLGLIAKEVPFLFLMVLAALPQTDAERLMRVSGSFGYGRISGWMKIVLPRIYPKIRLPVLAVIVYASSVVDVALILGPTRPPTLAVQLTRWMNDPDLAMRFQASAGAMLQLGVTAAAIILWLAGERLVARLAGSMLADGRRYPRDIGPRALMACATALLAALVIGGVLALVPWSFAGLWSFPDPLPRAMTLANWSQALPQAGAAIATTLSVGLGALACATILTIGCLENELRTSRPISRRALVLVYAPLLVPQVAFLFGLQFLFLVSGVGSRWIALVAAHFLFVLPYMFLSLGDPWRAWDMRYAHVAAGLGAGPARIFWRIRLPMMLRPILTAAAVGFAVSVSQYLPTLLIGGGRWATVTTEAVALASGGNRRLIAIYALIQMALPFFGFAIALGVPALLYRNRAAMRHSE; translated from the coding sequence GTGCTGATCATCCACGATCCCCTGGGTCTTGCGATGATGCTCGGTCTGATCGCCAAGGAAGTGCCGTTCCTGTTTCTGATGGTGCTGGCCGCCTTGCCGCAGACCGACGCCGAGAGACTGATGCGGGTTTCAGGCAGCTTCGGATACGGCCGGATCTCCGGCTGGATGAAAATCGTGCTGCCGCGGATCTATCCGAAAATCCGTCTGCCCGTGCTCGCGGTGATCGTCTATGCGTCCTCGGTGGTCGATGTGGCGCTGATCCTCGGTCCAACGCGCCCGCCGACGCTCGCGGTCCAGCTCACGCGCTGGATGAACGATCCCGATCTGGCGATGCGTTTTCAGGCTTCCGCCGGCGCCATGCTGCAACTGGGCGTCACGGCTGCGGCCATCATCCTGTGGCTCGCGGGCGAACGGCTTGTCGCCCGGCTCGCGGGCAGCATGCTCGCCGACGGGCGGCGCTACCCGAGGGACATCGGCCCGCGTGCGCTCATGGCCTGCGCCACGGCGCTTCTGGCAGCACTGGTGATCGGCGGCGTTCTGGCGCTGGTGCCCTGGTCTTTCGCGGGGCTGTGGTCCTTTCCCGATCCGCTGCCGCGCGCCATGACGCTTGCCAACTGGAGCCAGGCCCTGCCGCAGGCCGGCGCGGCGATCGCGACCACGCTGTCAGTGGGTCTCGGCGCGCTCGCCTGTGCCACGATCCTGACCATCGGATGTCTCGAGAACGAACTTCGGACCTCCCGCCCGATCAGCCGCCGCGCCCTGGTCCTCGTCTACGCGCCCCTTCTGGTGCCGCAGGTGGCCTTCCTGTTCGGCCTGCAATTCCTGTTTCTCGTCAGCGGCGTCGGCAGCCGCTGGATCGCGCTTGTGGCCGCGCACTTCCTCTTCGTGCTGCCCTACATGTTTTTGTCGCTCGGCGATCCCTGGCGCGCCTGGGACATGCGCTACGCCCACGTCGCGGCGGGCCTTGGCGCGGGCCCCGCGCGCATCTTCTGGCGCATTCGCCTGCCGATGATGCTGCGCCCCATTCTGACGGCAGCCGCGGTGGGCTTTGCCGTGTCCGTCAGCCAGTACCTGCCGACGCTGCTGATCGGCGGCGGGCGCTGGGCGACGGTGACCACCGAAGCCGTCGCGCTGGCCTCGGGCGGCAACCGGCGGCTGATCGCGATCTACGCGCTGATCCAGATGGCATTGCCGTTCTTCGGTTTCGCCATCGCGCTGGGTGTCCCCGCACTGCTCTACCGCAACCGCGCCGCCATGAGGCACAGCGAATGA
- a CDS encoding SDR family oxidoreductase, whose protein sequence is MSDLDTDTGPRKVIVLTGASRGIGHATVKRFSASGWRVITCSRFAFSDKCPWPSGPEDHIQLDLSDADNLGAAVEDIRRRLEAEGSKLNALVNNAAISPKNESGERLDSLNTPMDLWRDVFQVNFFAPIMLARGLFHELKAAGGSIVNVTSIAGLRVHPFAGTAYATSKAALASLTREMAADFGPHGVRVNAIAPGEIDTSILSPGTENMIQDIPLRRLGRPEEVAETIHFLCTSPSSYVTGAEIHINGGQHV, encoded by the coding sequence ATGAGCGACCTCGATACAGATACCGGTCCGCGCAAGGTGATCGTCCTCACAGGCGCAAGCCGTGGCATCGGTCACGCCACCGTGAAGCGGTTTTCCGCCTCCGGCTGGCGCGTCATCACGTGTTCACGCTTCGCCTTCTCCGACAAGTGCCCCTGGCCCTCCGGTCCCGAGGATCACATCCAGCTTGACCTGTCAGACGCCGACAATCTTGGCGCCGCCGTCGAGGACATCCGCAGACGTCTGGAGGCAGAAGGATCAAAGTTGAATGCACTTGTCAACAATGCTGCGATCAGCCCGAAGAACGAAAGCGGTGAACGGCTGGATTCTCTCAACACTCCCATGGACCTGTGGCGGGACGTGTTCCAGGTGAATTTTTTCGCGCCCATCATGCTGGCCCGCGGATTGTTCCACGAGTTGAAGGCCGCGGGCGGATCGATCGTCAACGTCACCTCGATCGCCGGCCTCCGTGTCCACCCATTCGCGGGCACCGCCTATGCGACATCCAAGGCGGCACTGGCCTCACTGACGCGCGAAATGGCGGCTGACTTCGGCCCGCACGGCGTGCGCGTCAACGCCATCGCTCCAGGCGAGATCGACACCTCGATCCTCTCGCCGGGCACCGAGAACATGATCCAGGACATTCCGCTTCGCCGCCTGGGCAGGCCGGAGGAGGTCGCCGAGACGATCCACTTCCTGTGCACGTCTCCGAGTTCCTACGTCACCGGCGCCGAGATCCACATCAACGGCGGCCAGCACGTCTGA